In Crinalium epipsammum PCC 9333, the following are encoded in one genomic region:
- a CDS encoding FAD-dependent hydroxylase, producing the protein MALSQLNNTVSTLQPNAPELSFDYDLAIVGGGIVGATLAAALKNSGLKVVLIESQLQSAAVAKGRAYAISLLSGRILEGIGIWQKILPEITTFSQVQISDADYQGVVHFQPQDLGTDGVGYAAEHRVLLTALQDYLKDCPNVSWLCPAEVISAEYQADGVELEVMVKPYGDITSPEIRGGVEGEGNFKIRTRLLVAADGARSQIRNAASITTQGWAYWQSCVVATIKPEKPHNNIAYERFWHTGPMGVLPLPGNRCQVVWTNPHAEAKALQQLDEAEFLAKLEEYTGGLLGRLELISDRFIFPVQLMQSDRYTLPRLALIGDAAHCCHPVAGQGMNLGIRDAAALAQVLTNAHQQQEDIGSLTVLKRYESWRKSENLTILAFTDFLNRTFSNNWLPLILVRRLGLWMLQHIHPIKTYALQLMAGLRGRPPKLASR; encoded by the coding sequence ATGGCGCTGTCACAGCTAAATAATACAGTTTCGACACTACAACCCAACGCACCAGAGCTAAGTTTTGATTATGACTTAGCAATTGTAGGGGGTGGCATTGTGGGTGCTACCCTTGCTGCTGCCTTAAAAAACTCTGGACTAAAAGTAGTGTTGATTGAGTCTCAACTTCAGTCTGCTGCTGTAGCAAAAGGACGCGCTTATGCGATTTCTCTGCTATCAGGTCGGATTTTGGAGGGAATTGGCATTTGGCAGAAAATTTTGCCTGAAATCACCACATTTAGCCAAGTTCAAATCTCTGATGCTGATTATCAGGGTGTGGTACATTTCCAACCTCAAGATTTAGGTACTGATGGTGTTGGCTATGCCGCAGAACATCGGGTATTGTTAACCGCTTTGCAAGATTACCTCAAAGATTGCCCAAATGTTTCATGGTTATGTCCAGCAGAAGTAATTAGTGCTGAATATCAAGCGGATGGGGTGGAATTAGAGGTGATGGTGAAACCTTATGGCGATATTACCTCCCCCGAAATTCGGGGGGGAGTTGAAGGGGAAGGAAATTTTAAAATTCGTACTCGTTTATTAGTAGCGGCTGATGGGGCGCGATCGCAAATTCGTAATGCTGCTAGTATTACTACACAAGGTTGGGCATACTGGCAATCTTGCGTCGTAGCAACAATTAAACCAGAAAAACCCCACAATAATATAGCTTACGAACGCTTTTGGCACACTGGACCAATGGGAGTCTTACCTTTACCTGGCAACCGTTGTCAAGTAGTTTGGACTAATCCCCATGCAGAAGCCAAAGCTTTACAGCAACTAGATGAAGCGGAGTTTCTGGCAAAGTTAGAGGAATATACAGGTGGTTTATTAGGGCGTTTGGAATTAATTAGCGATCGCTTTATATTTCCAGTACAGTTAATGCAGAGCGATCGCTATACCCTACCACGACTTGCACTAATTGGTGATGCTGCCCACTGTTGCCATCCCGTCGCCGGACAAGGTATGAACTTAGGTATCCGAGATGCAGCAGCGTTAGCCCAAGTATTAACAAATGCTCATCAACAACAAGAAGATATCGGTTCTTTAACCGTCTTAAAACGTTACGAAAGCTGGCGTAAGTCGGAAAACCTCACAATTTTGGCATTCACCGATTTTTTAAATCGAACGTTTTCCAATAATTGGCTGCCCTTAATATTAGTTCGTCGCTTAGGTTTATGGATGTTGCAACACATTCATCCTATTAAAACTTACGCCTTACAACTTATGGCTGGTTTAAGAGGTCGTCCTCCAAAGTTGGCTTCTCGTTAA
- a CDS encoding ATP-binding response regulator → MNKILVIEDDKIIRHIIVDILKYESYQTFDTNNGKTGIELALQHLPDLIVCDIMMPQMSGYDVLKTLRENTLTATIPFIFMTAKADHDSIRQGMELGADDYLTKPFKNKELVGAISSRLKKKAIVNQQIQQKIDELRYNLAEQAALLNITTDAIIVQDLSNHILFWNKGAEKIYGWLPDETLGKNALQILYKPGSNQLEITQQTISTIGEWQGELYQITKAGVEVIVASRWVLMRDQQGQPKSILTVSTDITEKKQLENQFFRAQRLESLGILAGGIAHDLNNVLTPIMMSVQLLQSKISDVQSIKWLTILEINVKRGADLVQQVLSFARGMQGERALIQINHLINELKQFASETFPKSIRIYTNVKSSLEAIVGDATQLHQVLLNLCVNARDAMQEGGTLTIDAENIYLDEHYTRMNIDAHVGNYIVITVSDTGIGIPNDIMEKIFDPFFTTKEVGQGTGLGLSTVIGIVKSHGGFVKVKSEVGKGTQFKVYLPATGTTATSEDSNLSQLVQQGQGELILIVEDEDSIREITKTLLEKNGYQAITANDGMDAIALYTQYNFKFDAVILDIMMPSMDGLTTIRVLEKINPQVQIIAVSGLTSNKKVMELKSSCVKAFLPKPYTSNELLEQLHQVLSKPKTLV, encoded by the coding sequence ATGAATAAAATTTTAGTGATTGAAGACGACAAGATAATTCGACATATTATTGTAGACATTCTAAAATATGAAAGTTACCAGACTTTTGATACTAATAATGGTAAAACTGGGATCGAGTTAGCATTGCAACATTTGCCTGATTTGATAGTTTGTGACATTATGATGCCGCAAATGAGCGGTTATGATGTTCTAAAAACTTTGCGTGAAAATACTTTAACGGCTACAATTCCATTTATTTTTATGACAGCTAAAGCTGATCATGATTCTATCCGTCAAGGCATGGAATTGGGCGCTGACGACTACCTGACAAAACCTTTTAAGAATAAAGAGTTAGTCGGGGCTATCTCTAGTAGACTTAAAAAAAAAGCTATTGTCAATCAACAGATTCAGCAAAAAATTGATGAATTGCGTTACAACTTAGCTGAACAAGCAGCATTACTCAATATTACAACTGACGCTATTATCGTTCAAGATTTATCTAACCATATTTTGTTTTGGAACAAAGGCGCTGAAAAAATCTATGGGTGGTTACCAGACGAAACTTTGGGTAAAAATGCTTTACAAATTTTGTATAAGCCAGGTTCAAATCAACTAGAAATTACTCAGCAAACGATTAGCACAATTGGTGAGTGGCAAGGAGAATTATATCAAATTACCAAAGCTGGTGTTGAGGTTATTGTTGCAAGCCGTTGGGTATTAATGCGCGATCAACAAGGGCAACCAAAATCAATACTTACTGTATCGACCGATATCACCGAGAAAAAGCAACTAGAAAACCAATTTTTCCGCGCTCAACGGTTAGAAAGCCTGGGAATACTTGCTGGGGGTATTGCTCATGATTTGAATAATGTGTTGACACCAATTATGATGTCTGTTCAACTCTTACAATCGAAAATTAGCGATGTTCAAAGCATAAAATGGTTGACAATCTTGGAAATAAATGTTAAACGTGGCGCTGATTTAGTTCAACAAGTGTTATCTTTTGCACGTGGAATGCAAGGTGAGCGAGCCCTCATTCAAATCAATCATTTAATCAATGAACTTAAGCAATTTGCCTCAGAAACTTTTCCTAAATCTATAAGAATTTATACAAATGTAAAATCTTCTCTAGAAGCTATAGTTGGAGATGCTACACAACTACATCAAGTTTTGTTAAACCTCTGCGTCAATGCCCGTGATGCTATGCAGGAGGGAGGAACTTTAACAATTGATGCCGAAAATATTTATCTTGATGAACACTATACTCGGATGAATATTGATGCTCATGTCGGTAACTATATTGTGATTACAGTATCAGATACAGGCATTGGTATACCTAACGATATTATGGAGAAAATATTTGACCCATTTTTTACGACAAAAGAGGTGGGTCAAGGTACAGGGCTTGGTCTTTCAACAGTGATTGGAATTGTTAAAAGTCATGGAGGTTTTGTCAAAGTAAAGAGCGAAGTTGGTAAGGGTACACAGTTTAAAGTGTATTTGCCAGCAACGGGAACAACAGCAACAAGTGAGGATTCTAATTTAAGTCAATTAGTACAGCAAGGGCAGGGAGAATTAATTCTTATTGTTGAAGATGAAGATAGTATTCGTGAAATTACCAAAACATTATTAGAAAAGAATGGTTATCAAGCAATAACGGCTAATGATGGTATGGACGCAATTGCTTTATATACACAATATAATTTTAAATTTGATGCAGTTATACTCGATATAATGATGCCGTCAATGGATGGGTTAACGACTATCCGCGTCCTTGAAAAAATTAATCCACAAGTTCAGATTATAGCTGTTAGTGGGCTTACGTCTAATAAAAAAGTTATGGAACTTAAAAGTTCTTGTGTTAAAGCTTTTTTGCCTAAGCCATATACTTCCAATGAATTGTTAGAGCAATTACATCAGGTATTGAGTAAACCCAAAACTCTTGTGTAA
- a CDS encoding ATP-binding protein: protein MNGEPINQGVIFLVDDIPTNLEVLLDVLDDSGFQVLVAEDGESAIKKIEYAQPDLILLDVLMPGIDGFETCRRLKVNESTKNIPIIFMTALAETVDKVTGLSLGAVDYITKPLQHEEVLARVKIHLQIQQLTNQLKYKNGCLEQLTSELEQRVEARTQELSNSNQLLQQEIRERLEAEAKLLERTRLAELNADIGTALSRNHNLSKTLQECAEAVVRNLNAAFVRIWTLNEADNMLELQASAGMYTHLNGSHSRIPVGKYKIGWIAEQRQPHLTNSVIGDPMVKEQEWAKQEKIVAFAGYPLIVNGRLFGVIAMFARQSLPAITLEVMADVANNIALGIQTKQTELALQESEERFRQMAENVRQVFWMTNKDSSSIIYISPAYERMWGRSCKRLYENPLAFVEAIHPEDQEKVLAAIKKQIKGEYDEEYRIIQPNGNIRWVRDRAFPIQNETGQVYRIVGVTEDITDRKLAESEIHNALAKEKELNQLKSRFITIASHEFRTPLTTILSAAQALRAYFHKWTDEKKFSYLQYVEDAVGHMSGLLNDVLVIAKAEAGKLEFSPVEIDLVKFCSELTEEMQLSDRNQHRINFIICSNCFGVSASSVRAYMDEKLLRHIFSNLLSNAIKYSPSDSAVQFRLTCENDYAISQIQDAGIGIPPQDQKLLFDPFHRAENVGNIPGTGLGLTIVKNSCSIHGGSISVDSEVGKGTTFTVILPLNYQSKIHE from the coding sequence ATGAACGGTGAGCCAATTAATCAAGGTGTCATTTTCCTAGTAGATGATATACCGACAAATTTAGAAGTACTTCTGGATGTTTTAGATGATTCTGGCTTTCAGGTTTTAGTAGCTGAAGATGGCGAAAGTGCTATAAAAAAAATTGAGTATGCCCAACCAGACTTAATTCTGTTAGATGTACTCATGCCTGGAATAGATGGGTTTGAAACTTGTAGGCGCTTGAAAGTTAATGAATCTACTAAAAATATCCCAATTATTTTTATGACGGCGCTAGCTGAAACAGTTGATAAAGTGACAGGTTTGAGTTTGGGAGCAGTTGATTACATTACTAAACCACTTCAGCATGAAGAAGTTTTAGCGCGTGTAAAAATTCACCTTCAGATCCAGCAGTTGACTAATCAATTAAAATATAAAAATGGTTGCCTAGAACAACTCACATCAGAATTAGAACAACGAGTAGAAGCGCGAACACAAGAACTTTCTAACTCTAATCAATTACTGCAACAGGAAATTAGAGAAAGACTAGAAGCAGAAGCAAAGCTTTTGGAACGTACCCGCCTTGCAGAATTAAATGCAGATATTGGGACTGCGTTGAGCCGTAATCATAATTTATCAAAAACTCTTCAGGAGTGCGCCGAAGCTGTAGTTAGAAATTTAAATGCAGCGTTTGTTCGCATCTGGACGCTTAATGAAGCTGATAATATGCTGGAGTTACAAGCTTCCGCAGGTATGTATACTCACCTCAACGGTTCCCATAGTCGGATACCTGTAGGCAAATATAAGATTGGTTGGATTGCTGAACAACGCCAACCACACTTGACGAATAGTGTGATTGGCGACCCAATGGTTAAAGAGCAAGAATGGGCGAAGCAGGAAAAAATAGTTGCTTTTGCTGGTTATCCCTTAATTGTTAACGGGCGGTTGTTTGGTGTAATAGCAATGTTTGCACGTCAATCATTACCAGCAATAACTTTAGAAGTAATGGCTGATGTGGCGAATAATATTGCTTTAGGTATTCAAACTAAGCAGACTGAGTTAGCGTTGCAAGAAAGCGAAGAAAGATTTCGCCAGATGGCAGAAAATGTTCGTCAGGTGTTTTGGATGACTAACAAAGATAGTAGTTCAATCATCTACATTAGTCCTGCCTACGAGAGAATGTGGGGTCGTAGCTGCAAAAGATTGTATGAAAACCCTCTAGCTTTTGTCGAGGCAATTCATCCAGAAGATCAAGAAAAAGTACTTGCTGCAATTAAAAAACAAATTAAGGGTGAGTATGATGAGGAATATCGGATTATTCAACCGAATGGCAATATTAGGTGGGTGCGCGATCGCGCTTTTCCGATCCAAAATGAAACAGGGCAAGTTTATCGCATTGTGGGTGTGACTGAAGATATTACAGATCGTAAACTTGCCGAATCAGAAATTCATAACGCTCTCGCGAAAGAAAAAGAACTTAATCAACTCAAATCACGCTTTATTACTATCGCCTCCCATGAGTTCCGCACACCTCTAACTACTATCTTGTCTGCTGCTCAAGCTCTCAGAGCTTACTTTCACAAGTGGACAGATGAAAAAAAATTCTCTTATTTGCAATATGTCGAAGATGCTGTTGGACACATGAGCGGCTTATTAAACGATGTATTAGTAATTGCGAAAGCCGAAGCGGGCAAACTAGAATTTAGTCCTGTAGAAATTGATTTAGTAAAATTTTGTAGCGAACTAACTGAGGAGATGCAACTTAGCGATCGTAATCAGCATAGGATCAACTTTATTATTTGCTCTAACTGCTTTGGCGTTTCAGCCAGTAGTGTCAGGGCTTATATGGATGAGAAATTACTTCGGCACATTTTTAGTAACTTACTTTCTAATGCTATCAAGTATTCCCCATCTGACAGTGCAGTGCAATTTAGACTGACTTGTGAAAATGATTATGCAATTTCTCAGATTCAAGACGCAGGTATAGGCATCCCGCCTCAAGACCAAAAACTACTATTTGACCCCTTTCATAGAGCGGAAAATGTTGGCAATATTCCTGGTACAGGGTTAGGGTTAACAATTGTAAAAAACTCTTGTTCTATACACGGTGGGAGCATCAGTGTAGATAGCGAAGTTGGAAAAGGGACAACATTTACAGTAATTTTACCCTTAAACTACCAAAGCAAAATCCATGAATAA